A stretch of Vigna angularis cultivar LongXiaoDou No.4 chromosome 4, ASM1680809v1, whole genome shotgun sequence DNA encodes these proteins:
- the LOC108332031 gene encoding uncharacterized protein LOC108332031 isoform X1, producing the protein MDFDEYDYLEKTVEEQDDGDSSRKKKETERSYRKREEIDEVSEERKNKRSRGDDENGSKKDKDREDRDRERHRSSRDRDRDRDRDRDIERSSRDRDRDRDREKERDKERDRRDRDKDKEKREKERERERDRDRDRRDKEREERERSRRSRSRSERERERERERDFDTRDTRRYRDKKEAAEPEADPERDQRTVFAYQMPLKASERDVYEFFSKAGKVRDVRLIMDRNSRRSKGVGYIEFYDAMSVPMAIALSGQLLLGQPVMVKPSEAEKNLVQSNTTSGAAGVVGPYGAVDRKLYVGNLHFNMTEGQLREIFEPFGPVELVQLPLDLETGHCKGFGFVQFAHLEHAKAAQSLNGKLEIAGRTIKVSSVTDHVGNQDTTAKSADFDDDEGGLALNAQSRALLMQKLDRSGIAASIGLPVGNGSAPAQQAMMPIGNPGVISAPAVPTQIVPTPVIEPVGNPSECLLLKNMFDPNTETEPDFDLDIKEDVEEECSKYGRVKHIYVDKRSAGFVYLQFETVEAAGAAQRAMHTRWFAGRMISAIYMQPQIYEANFKGDA; encoded by the exons ATGGACTTTGACGAGTACGATTACTTGGAGAAGACAGTGGAGGAACAAGATGACGGCGACTCAAgcaggaagaagaaagagacaGAAAGGAGCTACCGGAAGCGCGAGGAGATCGACGAGGTCTCCGAGGAGAGGAAGAACAAGAGGTCAAGGGGCGACGACGAGAATGGCTCGAAGAAGGATAAAGATCGCGAAGACCGCGACAGGGAGCGCCACAGAAGTAGCAGGGATAGAGATAGAGATAGAGACAGAGACAGAGATATCGAGAGAAGTAGCAGGGACAGGGACAGAGACAGAGATAGGGAGAAGGAGAGAGACAAGGAGAGGGATCGTAGGGACAGAGACAAAGATaaggagaagagggagaagGAGAGGGAAAGGGAGAGAGACAGAGATAGAGACCGAAGGGACAAAGAACGGGAAGAGAGGGAGAGGTCTCGGAGGAGCAGGAGTCGTTCTGAgcgagaaagagaaagagaacgAGAACGGGATTTCGACACCAGAGATACCAG GAGATATAGGGACAAGAAAGAGGCAGCAGAGCCTGAGGCAGATCCAGAAAGGGATCAGAGGACTGTTTTTGCATACCAG ATGCCCTTAAAGGCGTCAGAGAGGGATGTATATGAATTCTTCTCAAAAGCTGGCAAG GTAAGGGATGTCCGTCTAATCATGGATAGGAACTCAAGACGATCTAAAGGAGTTGG GTACATTGAATTTTATGATGCAATGTCAGTGCCAATGGCAATTGCTCTCTCTGGCCAACTTCTTCTGGGACAACCTGTAATGGTCAAACCTTCTGAGGCCGAAAAGAACCTTGTCCAATCTAATACCACCAGTGGAGCTGCTGGGGTAGTAGGACCATATGGAGCTGTGGACAGGAAACTGTATGTGGGGAATCTTCACTTCAACATGACAGAGGGTCAATTAAGAGAG attttTGAGCCATTTGGTCCAGTGGAGCTTGTGCAACTGCCTCTTGACTTGGAGACAGGACATTGCAAGGGCTTTGGGTTTGTTCAA TTTGCTCATCTTGAGCATGCCAAGGCTGCTCAGAGTTTAAATGGAAAGCTAGAAATTGCTGGCAGGACTATAAAG GTTTCATCTGTAACAGATCATGTTGGAAACCAAGATACAACTGCAAAATCTGCAGactttgatgatgatgaaggtgGATTG GCTTTAAATGCCCAATCAAGAGCATTGCTTATGCAGAAACTGGACCGCTCTGGCATTGCAGCAAg CATTGGTCTACCGGTTGGGAATGGGTCAGCTCCTGCTCAACAGGCTATGATGCCTATTGGTAATCCAGGTGTAATATCAGCACCAGCTGTCCCTACGCAAATTGTGCCTACCCCGGTGATTGAACCTGTTGGAAACCCCAGTGAGTGTCTACTGTTGAAGAATATGTTTGATCCCAACACTGAG ACTGAGCCAGATTTTGATCTAGACATTAAAGAGGACGTGGAAGAAGAGTGTTCCAAATATGGACGGGTGAAACATATTTATGTTGACAA AAGAAGTGCAGGTTTTGTGTATTTGCAATTTGAAACAGTCGAAGCAGCTGGTGCTGCTCAACGTGCAATGCACACAAGGTGGTTTGCAGGAAGAATGATTTCTGCTATCTATATG CAACCTCAGATATACGAAGCCAACTTTAAAGGGGACGCTTGA
- the LOC108332031 gene encoding uncharacterized protein LOC108332031 isoform X2, producing the protein MDFDEYDYLEKTVEEQDDGDSSRKKKETERSYRKREEIDEVSEERKNKRSRGDDENGSKKDKDREDRDRERHRSSRDRDRDRDRDRDIERSSRDRDRDRDREKERDKERDRRDRDKDKEKREKERERERDRDRDRRDKEREERERSRRSRSRSERERERERERDFDTRDTRRYRDKKEAAEPEADPERDQRTVFAYQMPLKASERDVYEFFSKAGKVRDVRLIMDRNSRRSKGVGYIEFYDAMSVPMAIALSGQLLLGQPVMVKPSEAEKNLVQSNTTSGAAGVVGPYGAVDRKLYVGNLHFNMTEGQLREIFEPFGPVELVQLPLDLETGHCKGFGFVQFAHLEHAKAAQSLNGKLEIAGRTIKVSSVTDHVGNQDTTAKSADFDDDEGGLALNAQSRALLMQKLDRSGIAASIGLPVGNGSAPAQQAMMPIGNPGVISAPAVPTQIVPTPVIEPVGNPSECLLLKNMFDPNTETEPDFDLDIKEDVEEECSKYGRVKHIYVDKSAGFVYLQFETVEAAGAAQRAMHTRWFAGRMISAIYMQPQIYEANFKGDA; encoded by the exons ATGGACTTTGACGAGTACGATTACTTGGAGAAGACAGTGGAGGAACAAGATGACGGCGACTCAAgcaggaagaagaaagagacaGAAAGGAGCTACCGGAAGCGCGAGGAGATCGACGAGGTCTCCGAGGAGAGGAAGAACAAGAGGTCAAGGGGCGACGACGAGAATGGCTCGAAGAAGGATAAAGATCGCGAAGACCGCGACAGGGAGCGCCACAGAAGTAGCAGGGATAGAGATAGAGATAGAGACAGAGACAGAGATATCGAGAGAAGTAGCAGGGACAGGGACAGAGACAGAGATAGGGAGAAGGAGAGAGACAAGGAGAGGGATCGTAGGGACAGAGACAAAGATaaggagaagagggagaagGAGAGGGAAAGGGAGAGAGACAGAGATAGAGACCGAAGGGACAAAGAACGGGAAGAGAGGGAGAGGTCTCGGAGGAGCAGGAGTCGTTCTGAgcgagaaagagaaagagaacgAGAACGGGATTTCGACACCAGAGATACCAG GAGATATAGGGACAAGAAAGAGGCAGCAGAGCCTGAGGCAGATCCAGAAAGGGATCAGAGGACTGTTTTTGCATACCAG ATGCCCTTAAAGGCGTCAGAGAGGGATGTATATGAATTCTTCTCAAAAGCTGGCAAG GTAAGGGATGTCCGTCTAATCATGGATAGGAACTCAAGACGATCTAAAGGAGTTGG GTACATTGAATTTTATGATGCAATGTCAGTGCCAATGGCAATTGCTCTCTCTGGCCAACTTCTTCTGGGACAACCTGTAATGGTCAAACCTTCTGAGGCCGAAAAGAACCTTGTCCAATCTAATACCACCAGTGGAGCTGCTGGGGTAGTAGGACCATATGGAGCTGTGGACAGGAAACTGTATGTGGGGAATCTTCACTTCAACATGACAGAGGGTCAATTAAGAGAG attttTGAGCCATTTGGTCCAGTGGAGCTTGTGCAACTGCCTCTTGACTTGGAGACAGGACATTGCAAGGGCTTTGGGTTTGTTCAA TTTGCTCATCTTGAGCATGCCAAGGCTGCTCAGAGTTTAAATGGAAAGCTAGAAATTGCTGGCAGGACTATAAAG GTTTCATCTGTAACAGATCATGTTGGAAACCAAGATACAACTGCAAAATCTGCAGactttgatgatgatgaaggtgGATTG GCTTTAAATGCCCAATCAAGAGCATTGCTTATGCAGAAACTGGACCGCTCTGGCATTGCAGCAAg CATTGGTCTACCGGTTGGGAATGGGTCAGCTCCTGCTCAACAGGCTATGATGCCTATTGGTAATCCAGGTGTAATATCAGCACCAGCTGTCCCTACGCAAATTGTGCCTACCCCGGTGATTGAACCTGTTGGAAACCCCAGTGAGTGTCTACTGTTGAAGAATATGTTTGATCCCAACACTGAG ACTGAGCCAGATTTTGATCTAGACATTAAAGAGGACGTGGAAGAAGAGTGTTCCAAATATGGACGGGTGAAACATATTTATGTTGACAA AAGTGCAGGTTTTGTGTATTTGCAATTTGAAACAGTCGAAGCAGCTGGTGCTGCTCAACGTGCAATGCACACAAGGTGGTTTGCAGGAAGAATGATTTCTGCTATCTATATG CAACCTCAGATATACGAAGCCAACTTTAAAGGGGACGCTTGA